Within the Paramormyrops kingsleyae isolate MSU_618 chromosome 2, PKINGS_0.4, whole genome shotgun sequence genome, the region TCCCCGCTTCTGATAGGCTGCACACTGTGCACAGTCCTATCACCCAGACCAGTAAGTAGCTTGAAGATAAAGAGTAATATACTATTTGCATTCTAGCGTTGAATAACCCTGCATCAAGTCTAAGTGTGGCAATTATATCAGGGTTGAAAATCTTATTTAAGCCGTGAATATACTTGTAGGTCAACAAGAAGATCTTGATATTACTCTTCTAAATATTTTGCACGAGGTAACCATGGAAATCTTAGGGGTGGGTGAAAAATTCTTCAAGAAGCATGGCAAGAAAGCACTAGGTATGTCTTCAAAAACAGTAGAagtgaaaaaaaacagcttctcTTAGATGAAAAAATATGTCCGGAATGACGATCTCTATCAGCATGCTACAGATTCTCTAGATGTTTTGACTGCAAAGCGTTAACAGAATCCTAGAATAGGTCATTTGAGAGGGCACTGTTGACAGTCCCTCTTGGATGTTTAAAGGGGTCTAAAGGAAAATAACATCAGTGCTGacaattcttaaaaaaaaactcttttgGTTTGGCTACTGCAAATACGTTTTTTACGAGAGGGAAATCTGTTTCATAAGAATTCCTTTAATAGATGTAAACTTAGTTCAGTTTAAAATAATgtaacttttaaataaaataaataaaactttataagcaatatgttttaaaacatttggaaattatGTGTTCACAGGCTTGGGGAAAAAATAACTGGAAAGTAGCAATTTACTACTTTTAGTGAAGTTTTCTTATTAGTTGGAATGTAACCCAGAATGCTTTTACAATGTGTTCGATAAAGGTGCAGTAATGACGCCAAAAGAATGTGTAAGTTATATTTATGAAGCTATTGCGATGCTACAACCAGCAGAATCATACTTCAGCAACGCATCAGTGAAGTATACCAACTATTTTCTATGCCAGTAGATGTCTTCACCCTTATCCCATCTTGACCTAGAAGAATTTTCCATATTTCATTAATTATGTCAGATTGTTTCAGTTGGTAGGTTATATACAAATACTCATGGTACATGgccatgtgactattctgcccaGACCCAAAGTGgcgactttccaatcacaggcacagaggcttagcctactTAGCCACACAAAGTACTCTACAAATAACCCCACATAACCCTAGTAATTAGTTAATTCAATGTTGGCGGGTGGAGGGACATCTATCATTGGAATTAAATGACATTCCCAAATTCTCTGTTTTTCTCCCTTCGTTAACTTAGTGAAATCATTTCTGCTTTGGAAGTCAGGAAATCATGGTAACCCACTGAAAGGACAGTACAGAACACAAACACACTATAGTCTGTTACTCGGTATAGTTATCATCCCATTTAATGCATCCACCCACCTTCTACACCCACTTGTCCATTGCAGGATcacgggggtctggagcctatcctggaaagTACAGGCACAACGTAGgtaataacccaggatggggcaccaacccatcacaggacacactcacagtcacacCTTCGGACAAtctggcaactccaattcacctcggcgtgattttggactgtagggagaaaccggagaacccagaggaaatcccacgacaacatggggagaacatgcaaacccatGCATTTAGATCCAGGGTGGAGACCACCACACCACCTCAGACTTCATTTGatgttatatttatttagagTTCTTGTATGTAAACATAGAGGCATTTGTCTTTTAACACTGCTTATAAAAGCAATtatggaaaattaaaataaaaagtgaatTTAAATGTATCTCCCTTTGAACATACTATGAACACATAACAATACATGATACATGTGAAGCAGTGTGCAGTCTCCAGATTACATGGTATTAATCATACCATGACACACTGCAGAATTCTCTTTTTTCTTAGATTTCCCTGCTGAAACACTCCTAAAAACCTGGTAATTAGTTGGTTAAAATGTGTTTGAGCAAACTGGTCCAATAAGACCACCTGCATTGCATTGCAGTGAATTGAATAAAGACAAGGAGAGGTAATAGACATGAATGtttaatgcaaaaaaatatagtGATTAAAAATGAAACCGCAAAGGACCATGTCACCGGATGTTCTGCTTTCTTCATATCTCCATGAAGCATTTCTGATCCTACATTGAGTTGTAAATTCTGTAAAGATAAATCTACCAGTTGCCATGTAAAAATACATAGATGACACAGTCATTTATGTatctatgtatgtatatatacacgcacacacactcacacttttCATTTCCTCCACCAAACAAGCTGTTTAAAAACAGCTAAGCAAATGATATAATTTCAAGCTCTTCTGAAATATTAAAAAGGCAGTTGCACGGTAAGATTTATCTATTTTTCACCTATAATTATTTAGCAGGAAATAACTTTTTAACTCCTTGTAATACTACAATGCATTTATATGTGTGTGGTATATACATTTTCTCCCTGTATTGTGTGGGCTTTTCCCTGCAATGGAAGAGCACTGATGATTTAGTGTCTCTAAACTGCCTATTGATAGCGTCTGAGTGTGGACTGGCATTTCCATCCAAGGCGGCGCCACCCCTTGTTCCCTGTGCTTATCGTGAACCTGTCCTGGATGAAGCATTTACGGAAAATTGGTTTAGAAAATATACAATATTGCAGACTGTAAACTTGTGCAGAATAGGAGGTATCTGGGTATCAGCATCTCTCTGAAATTAGTCTCATCACCAGAAATCTTTCAGATGTTTATATATTCAGAAATaagaatatactgtataacataaaaatttttcatttgtaatttgacctgggtttgagtctccgcctgggtcacatgtgtgtggagttggcatgttctccccgtgtcgtcgtggggtttcttcccagtactccggtttccccccatagtccaaagacatgctgaggctaattggagttgctaaattgcccttaggtgtgcatgtgtgagtgaatggtgtgtgagtgtgccctgcgatgggctggccccccgtccagggttgttccctgcctcgtgcccgttgcttccgggataggctccggaccccccgcgacccagtaggataagcgggttggacaatggatggaaggatggatggatgtaatgtCAGCAGCACAGAGGACAAGAAGGCAGGAGTCCAACACGGGGCACCTACACACATGCAATCATACCCTACGGCCAATTCAGAGATGCTAATTAGCTTAGCTGTACATCTCCGGACTGTGTCAATGGAAGCAGTGTCCAGACAAAACCCACaagacatggagagaacatgcaaactctacacatcGAGGTGGGATTCAAGCCCTCAACCGTGGAGGTGAGAAACAACCATGCTCCCCACTGAACCACCATTATAGCACCTTAGTGCTTACTTTTGGACCTGTTTAATAGagtagagagagaaaaaaaatcacattttattcTCAGCTTTCTTAAAAATGGCTCTGTATTGCTCTGACTGGTAATAATCAGAGTCAATAGAACCAGAAAAGTCATTCAGTGTAACAAAAACGTCTCCATTTACTTCCTTTACCAGATGAACCCGCTGCTTTATTCCTTTGGAGGCCCATTTGGGTTTGAGGACCTTCTGACTTGGATCCACAGCTTGATATAATCCTTCGCCTTCCAACAGTGTGATTTTATACTTATGCCACGGACATACAATGCAAAGTTTGCCACTGAATTCCTGTATTTAGAGTAGACAAAGAAACAGGTCAGCTGATGATATCTTTACATATAAAGTGATGAAGACAGGATTTAAGTAAGCATATATGATGAAATTCATGACCTGCCTCGATATCTCCATTTTGTAGTGGTCCTCCAGAATCTGTGAAGATGTCCGTGAAGATAGGGAATGTTACGATTTCATGCTGTTATCTGGGAGCATTTTCCTCAATAAGCATAAACTGGTTTTAAATACAACCTAACAATAGAAGACTGcctaaccaaaaaaaaaaaaaaaaaacatatatccAATCACAAATACTGTGAGTGCAAATTAAATCTTGTAAACTGTCAAGAGAAACCACTAAAATATTGAGGAGATATGAATGCTTACATGGTAACTTGCAGTGAGTACTTACGATAGCAGCGCATGTCCATAGCATGGAAAGTGCCATTGTGGTAGAGGACCAATACATCCCTTCCATTTATGAATTTGGTCACCCTTTTGACCTTGACTATGTCTTCTCTTTTCCCTATAAAATAGGAGGATGGTGGCGATGGGTCTTCATTCTTCTCTTCAGCAGACATGAGGACCAGGTCAGCAGCAAAGACAGGCTGCATGAAAACGAATTGTTAGCCTACTAAAATCGGGAGAATAATGGATAATCAAACGGAATCGTACGATAATACACAAACACGCCAAATGTCCGaggaaaaaataaagttttcttGGCCGAAACAAACTGGGTAAGAGTTTACTTAatgggcacaagtaacttaacTCAATTACTACTCAAGCACAAACTATGAACAAGTGCAGTACTTGCATGAAATACACGAACCGTTATGATTTATTAATAACGAACATGGGATTAGTTGGTAACTAAcgcttagtttctggttaattaatacattatgcAAGAGTGTAGCGCTACATTATCTGTGCCCCctaaagtaaagtgttaccacacAATGTAACAAAAAGACATACCTCACTGACTCAAGTTAGAAAAAAGACgaagccatttaaaaaaaaaaagccagtcCTTACACCGGACAAGATATTAAGTCATATCTATAATAACGTTGCAGAGGTGCAAAAGTGCTATACCAAGGAGTCCACACAGTCCAACGTTAATAGTTAAATAGCAATCGTAAAGAGGTTTAGGAACATCGTAATCTGTCAAAAACCAATACAAATCCAAACGAAAGTaggaacatttttaaaaacaaaaacagcacaaaTACGCGAACAGAACCTGCATCTGAAGCCGACATACGTCTATTTAAAAGATGTACAGGAAGTAGGTGACCCGGAAACAGAAGGTGAGGCGGAAAAGCCGGACGGGATTCGGAGCGGGATTGAAGTAGAAGGCGAAAGTGACTTTCCTTTCGCAGACCAAAACATGAAGTGCAAATTACCTGGTGCCTTTAAATCACCTATTGTATGCGGttgtgtggcagtgtgtgtgctAAAAAATCAAAAAGAGCACGAAAAATTATCTCTGGGAGTGAAAGCAGACATAGAGAAAGAGGTCAGGCATTTAAGGTTTGAGAATGAGCAAGAGTTTAAAAAATGTTGAAAATATTACAGGTTATTCAAATTTGTATCCAGACCAAAGGCATATATAATTTGAAAAACTAGATAAACTTATGTGCTTTGGGTCAACAGAATCCGCAGCCAGCAGCAAGACTAGCATCTGTCTTCATCTTGTAACTTGAGATGTCATCATTAAAGGAGGCTGTACCTCCAAGCCAACCTTCGGACCTTTTTCACAAGGTAATGCCATCTCATATACTTGCATGTGCAGAGGAATAAAAGACTCCTTGTCATAGGATCCAAGCATAAGCTTATCTATTACAAGATAGGTAACTGAGGCTGACCTTGAATCTTAGGCTGGCTGCTACTAGTATACTATTGTGAGACTGAACAGGCTTTGAAACACTGCTTGAAAGAGTGAAAGAGGCTGTTACTTCCTGTTCTTCCGTTATTTTGTCAAAAGGCATGGGTGATGCAGGAATTGTATACCAGTTGCATTACATGCTATCATTTGTTTTCAGTCGTAACATATTGTGCCAAATCACAAAGTCAATGCCAGCCTTATGGCATATTTCAAATACACAGTACCTCAATTCACAACACATTTAGTGTCTTATACAAAACCAGTAAGCTGCACTGTTAACAGACCAATGATTTAAGCTCACACGTTTTCTTTGAACATCCCGATGTGTATAGCACCTGTTTTCCAGTAAAATTCATCATGCATTAaattttttcagttattttgttttttacttaCTTATTTTTTCTTATGTAAATCATAgttctgaggctagggatctgcaCCATCAACAGGAATGTTGTGAAAAggaatcctgtgaatgccaggagCGATTCTattccattgggcccttgagcaacaCCTTTAACCTGTAATTGcgtcatcctgggtatgatgttaacctacatccagccctgcaagcaggtcctcctACTTACAGGGAAACTTGgaggttggtggcaggattgtcactccagccagcagaaaaaaaacttcacccTGTTCCATTCCATTcgaactagtgtggtgctgaggtattaCCTGCGGACGGCACGGCTGCAATCAGGTTCTCGTCCCTGAGGTTTGTCCTGTGGTGTGTGTGCTCCAAACCTCTTACTCTCACTCAGTCATTTTATGCTACAGTTTGAGGATGGAAGGAAAGATAATACACTTTATGTTATATCAATCACACAGcacactttatttcacattaataTTTGTCATTAAATTGATGCAAAGAGACAAATCTACGGTGTGAGActaagaaagacagagagaaattAAGGAATTAAAGAAATGCTGATTGCCCAGAGAAGgtaaaatcaaaaataaaaatgacctAACCAGTATACAACATGAGAAACTGAGCATGAATATCATTTAGGATGAAGACAGATGAATATTAAGTTCCTACATTTAAACTTGTAGCTCTTTTTTGTGCCCCTTGTAATCAGCATTTCATGACAAATACCGTCtgttaacaaaaataaaatcagcttGGAGTGTTACAGAGCGCGAACACagaagtcacatgacctgcacaCTAAACAGGGTGTGTTCCTCTTAGACACATAAAACCAACTGCAACGCTTTTCACAAAAGAAGGCTGAAATATGAGGCAGAAGTTGCTACAACAGCAGTAAAAATCTTAAAATACTCTACTATGATTTGCTGCATTTGGGTCACTGATGTGGACGTGGATGCAATGGCAATTCCCCAGGGAATGGTGGACATATACACAGTTATCTATACTCCAACCATATGGTTACACATTGTGCCTGTAACTGAGGAGCAGTTGTGAGGTTTTACATAGAAAATATTTCTTAGTACTCTAGAGCTACATACGTGACAAATGGGGGGTAAAACCTAACAGCTTGTGTTTTATTCCATAATCATGCTTTACAAGACAGAAAGCACTGGCTTATGGGAACTTTAGCAGAGCAAAACAGATTTAAATAGTATTTATGCCACCAGTTTTAGTGATCTTCATTAATTTGTTAGaccaaaaccaaaataaaatccACAAATATGACAATTTCTATACAAACATTCATTTTGCTAAGTATATCAGAGGGGTCTGCTATACAATGTGGTATGTTACAGGGTGATTTTGTGAAATCGTTTCACCATCTGTGTAAGTCCAGAGTTTTTCCAGTATCATTGTTTCCTGTATTATTTGTCGCAATTCCGCCAGTATCTTCGGCTATACTAATGATTCACAAGCATAATAACGAACACCTCCAAACCTAGTTTGGTCCACATCAGTACCTGTTATACTACAGTGAAAAATTGTAACAGGTGAGAGGATGGACACACCTACATGACTGACTGTGCAACGCCCATTCTTTATCTGGAGCAACTGACACTGAATTATTCTAGTTTGCTACAATGCTTTTATCTTCAGATCAACAATCCGATAGTACCTCGGATAGGTTCTAGCTACACCACGAACAAGTTATTGCTTTCCTGTAGATTTTTAAGGAGAGACCATCTCACCAGCAGGCTTCATTAAATCGAGTAACTCAAGGGCAATCTGCTACACTTTTGTTTCATGACATGTTGAAAGTATTCCATTATTGCAGCAAGTTATTTTCATCAATTGTCTCATTCCTCACAAAACAACAGGTAAGGATGGAAAAACTACACAATATTTTGTTATCAATTGTGTATAACCACTAGCAACacttaaatattatttaatggTTTAATAGTACGTGTGGTTTTCTTATCTGTTATCAGAAGTGGGAGAGCAGATttgctaagaaaaaaaatatcgaGCTGTTCTTATTTTTTCACAACAATTTATGACTGTTAAATGCTGTTGGGAAACTCCATAAAGCTGTTTCTTAAGCAGTATATGGTGCTCCAGAAGTTCTCTGCCGCCCAACACAAGCTGTATATACCAAGAAAGCTTCTCTGCTCACATGTACACTGTGTTCTGAAGCCTTTCCCTCCAGAGACAAGGCCATAACTCTCCACACTCACGGTCCAGAAGCTGTCTGATTACTTCCTCACATGTTCTTCATGCGTCGCAATATTAATCACATTAACAACGCCTAGATTTTTGAAGGTCACAATTTAAAGAGCAGAAGACACAAAAACAATGAACTGCCGTTTCCCAGACCCATATCATATTTGTTGCTACTCTTGATGTAGAAAAATGTGATTGAGACACATGTGATGGAACAGACAGAGAATAGGCATGTGGAATCCAATACTTGCATCAAGTCTTCTTCAGAACTGAAAGAGGCTGTGTTACCTGTATATCCTATGCTGGGTTTATCATTGTAAAAAATACAATTTGCAGTTGTGTATATGCAGCTTTTGGAAGGTTGCGACTACTAAAAAATAGTCAATTTTATGTTCACGCGCAAGCAGGCATGCAGTTGTGCTGTGATGGTGCACTCTGGCCCCCTGCTTGACCTTGAGAGGTCAGGCGTTCTGTGCATCCACTGAGCAGGTAGTGATCATTAGCAGGTCATTTCTGCACGTCCACATCCCTGACAGGGAATCCTGCTCTGTCGTCCCAAAGCTGAGGGGAGAGAAGTCCTCTGCCTCTCTCCCTGCGCCATCAACTGCAGACTGTGAGACATTCCTCTTGGAGAGAGGAAAGGAACATACTTGCGAGGAGGCAGGGGCACATGGTGCAAACACAGATAACATGAGCAAGTATCTGAGCAAGTATCTGAgcaagtatttaaaaaaaaacatggaaacaAAACAGTAGCTGATATCCATTTATACATCCAGTCAAGCAGTACTCTGAAATATGCATGCAAAGCCCttactttctcaaaaaaaacaaaaacttatGTTCATCACAAAGGAACATTTTGTGCAAGCTTCAAAAATTAGtgtacagaaaataaaacagtaatGACCTGCAGGATATATCTGAAGAATTCTTAGACCCTGACTCTGCTTTGCATCCTGACAGTCAGTGCCGCAGTAAATCAAGTTCACACCTGCAGACAGGACTTCAAGTGTAAGGATCTTTTCATGGGGCATTCTATTAAGATGGGTGTTAATGGTTTGACAGATAGTGTTGCTGCCATTTGTAGAGCAAATATGGTTCAGTGAGGGATGGTTCAATATGATGAGTACAGAAATCATGGGCAAATGATTCATTTCAGAAATCATGAGCAAATGATTCGTTTCAGAAATCGTGAGCAAATGATTTGTTTCAGAAATCATGAGCAAATGATTTGTTTCAGAAATCGTGAGCAAATGATTTGTTTCAGAAATCGTGAGCAAATGATTCATTTTAGAAAGAAAGGTCATATTGTAGTACTACGGGACAAGCCCACCAAAAGCAGAAGATTGTCTACTAGAAATGTTATGTCAATGCTGGGTTTAGGACTGACATTACTGATTTGGTGGCTTTTAGCAGGAACATCTGGAAATGCTCTTGTTGCGCGATCTTGGTATTTTGTGATAATGCTACACTCGTCTGCAAATGGTGGTTTTGGGAGGAAGGTTCTGAAATGATGTGGCTCTGAAGGCGCTGGTTCTGGATTcttttaaacaacaaaaaaagcccTGGCTTTCACAAGGAAGAGTGTGAACAAGGAAGGAGGAGACAGACTAGGACACACGTGCTTTTGTGCAAAGACATATTCAGGGAGAGGGCATCTGAACAGGAACATTAATGCGAGGAGGTGTTGAAGGAATGAAGAAGCCACGGGGGGGAAAGGTCAGGACTCCTCGTTGCCAGAGTCCTCATCGTCATTGTAACAATCAGCACCCTCTCCACTGTTCTCTCCACCAGTCCCTCCTGCCTCCCCATCATCGTCGTCATCCTCTTCCTCAATGTCATCGTCATGCAGGTCATCATAGAGCAAGTCAGAGCTGCTGTCGTGGGAAGGCACTTTGGTCTGGATGCAGTACTCAGCCAACGTGGTGGGAACTTTGACTCCATCTCGCTCTGCGTCTGCTTTAGTGGACAGAACTTGCTTCCTAAGCCCAGAGAATCAGAGAGTGAAAGTGTTACTATCATTTGTAATATTCTTTTACTATTACATACAGCTAGTTTCAAATACTTACATTGCTTCAAAAGTTACACAATATTCTGTCCCGCCTTGGCCTGTACTATGTAacatactatactatactatactatactatgctatgctatgctaatGATATGCTATACCACACCCGTATTTCCTATACTATACTACACACTATATACTAATACTCTACTGTACTATACTacacattatattatattatatataaatatcctAGAACAGTTTATATTAAGTACTTTTCTATAGTAATGACAGTTCTATTAAACATGTACCATGTTAAGGGGAaggttattacattattatcattattattgttctgGAATGTTTTCCAACCTGATTATTTCAGCATACTCCTTATCCTTGCCCTTGCTGTCCCTCCATTTGCGGAACATCACAGAGGCATCTACGTTGGCCGGTGAGAAAGTGTTGGGCTCATTCAGCAGTGAGATTACACTCAGCAGAATAGTCCTGAACATGTAGAAAAGTATGTAACTGTACTTTGTCATATATACCAGTGGTGTTATTTGTTATACCAGCCCATGCCAATGATACCTGACGTTCTGGGTAGGGTTCCACCTCTCCGATGGCAGCTCCCCACTCTGCGGATCATCCACAGGTGGGTGCAGGATTGAAATACATACATCTCCATTCTGCAAAAAACAACTGTTGATTAGGCATACagtaaaataaacacacacagagcaagtTCTTATTCATTCTCATTTGATGCACAAATCTACACGCCCCACAGAACctaccagaggtggaaagttcttggtctggatttttactttctgaacctgaattttccacctctTGTGGTCCTTGTGTCTCTTTCTGTTGATCCAACAGATTGTGCCATATACAAAAATTCTCTGATGATTCCACCACTATTGGGGTCATTGATGATGGAGAATGGAAATACAGGAGACTTCTACAGTTTGTTTAGGAAGTGGAGGCAATGTAGGCATAGAAGTACTTGGATGCCCACCTAAACAGCAGGGTAAATAGAGTAGCCCTGTACAAGCAAGACCAAAGTAGGCTAGTCTTTTTGAGGTGAAGCGAGCTCCTGGTGATGTTCTACCAGCCCATAACAGTCAGTGTAATTTAATATGCAGTGGTCTACTGGGGGAGCAATATCATGAAGCAACTCGGGAGCAACAAACTGGACTGTAGGGCACAACACATTGTAAACACATTTGAGGCTATTGCCAAAAGATGGATGACAGCAAAGCTATCAGTCATCAAGATGACTGATTCCCATCCCCTTCACAATGCTATATGCACCATTACCTACTAATGGTAGGTAATTAAGTAACGGTACTAACATAcattaatgtgttttatttatttctatcTATGTATGTTTTTCAGCTGTAGGTATTATCTTTGCAGTCATGTGTTAATTTGTGTGTAAAGAAAGATGCCATACCTCATAGATATTAGGGTGCCACATCTTCGTAAGAAACCTGAAGGTTGGGGGGGAGTAGGGGTAATCTATAGGGAACTTGATGTGAGCCTGTGGACAAATACAAAGCAAAAAAGACAACAGTTTTGATGAGAAGGTTGTCAAGTCTGCAAAAAATAATAGCAATTTCTTTGAAGGCCTTTGGTTATGTTACCTTACACCAGTTCAGTACGTTAACAAGCCTGTAAATGAtgtaaaccagtgtttcccaacccagtcctgggGAACCCCCAgaaggtccatgtttttgctcccctccagcaaaaatgtggactgtatggcagggagccaggaaggagcaaaaacatagacaGTCTAGGGGTCCCCTAGGATCGGGTTGGGAAAAACTGAAGTAAACCATCAAAAAACAAGTACTAGATACAAGTTTTAATGACTCTTAGTGGGAATTTGCCCTTTTAGCCAGATTTTTCCTTTGGGTGAGGATAAACGACCACAAATGTCATGCCACCTTGCCCCATTcatctgcttttctttctgACATATGAGTGATAACTCATAAAGAATTCTCCAATAGCATTCCACTATTGCGTCGATGGAGATGGATCCAATATGTGCTGCGTGTGCCACCAATGTCTCTACTAAGAGCAGCCCTCAGGCTGGAGAAACAGAGGCAAGCACAAGGAGACTTGGAGGAAGACAGAGGAGAAAGAAATGAAGGGTCCGGGATGGACTTGGGGCTACCTGGAGAGATGTGCCTCACAGAGACCACATGGGCTTTGGTGGAGGCCTTATGCACTACCCAGTGCAAAGAGGTCTAAGTACTAGTGTTACTCTAAGTTACTCTGAGGAGTAAAATGGTACAATCAGCCAACACCATGTAGGTCGAAGAGTCTCCTTCACGGTAGTAAATATTCAGATGGACAAGTGTCTAAGAATTAGAATACCTTTCAGAAAAACTGAGCATGTAAATTAATTATACATAAGTAGTAAATACATGTCCTACTTATGTTTTGATATCTGACTGAATTCTGATGATTAGCAAATCTTGAACGATAGACTTTCCATTTTGAATGGAATTAAATCACAattagtttaatattaaaaaaaagtctT harbors:
- the LOC111856586 gene encoding Rieske domain-containing protein, which translates into the protein MSAEEKNEDPSPPSSYFIGKREDIVKVKRVTKFINGRDVLVLYHNGTFHAMDMRCYHSGGPLQNGDIEEFSGKLCIVCPWHKYKITLLEGEGLYQAVDPSQKVLKPKWASKGIKQRVHLVKEVNGDVFVTLNDFSGSIDSDYYQSEQYRAIFKKAENKM
- the LOC111856588 gene encoding ubiquitin-conjugating enzyme E2 R2; translated protein: MAQQQMPSSQKALMLELKSLQEEPVEGFRITLVEESELYNWEVAIFGPPNTLYEGGYFKAHIKFPIDYPYSPPTFRFLTKMWHPNIYENGDVCISILHPPVDDPQSGELPSERWNPTQNVRTILLSVISLLNEPNTFSPANVDASVMFRKWRDSKGKDKEYAEIIRKQVLSTKADAERDGVKVPTTLAEYCIQTKVPSHDSSSDLLYDDLHDDDIEEEDDDDDGEAGGTGGENSGEGADCYNDDEDSGNEES